The Candidatus Methylacidithermus pantelleriae genome window below encodes:
- a CDS encoding serine hydroxymethyltransferase: MKYVLFVCTGNICRSPMALGLFRDLVKGRTDIEADSAGIGAVSGLPASPHAITVMEEIGIDISDIRSKPITAELVRRADYIFCMSYSQLDSLLLLFPSAAEKTYLLREFEEDVPLIAREIPDPIGGSLEVYRFCRDQIAKALPKVVDFVLSSETGAKQPAPAGAKRVALASDHTGIALKEVVRDWLKQEGYVAHDLGPFCPEPVDYPDYAGKVGRNIRDGEAQWGIMIGENPFAIAVAANKILGVRAVAVEDPQQAEMCRREFNANLLCLPSQLRPSSNLDSILRRWFATPFSQGPYKRQVQKIEALAKLSHKVVGSSEWPPSLAEVDQEIAACIEREARRQSENLELIASENFASRAVQEAQGSCLTNKYAEGYPGRRWYGGCQNVDEIEVLAIERAKKLFGAEYVNVQPHSGSQANMAVYFAVLQPGDTIVAMDLSHGGHLTHGHRMNFSGRFFQVVSYGVRREDERLDYEEIEKLAFTHRPKLIMAGASAYPRILDFARLSQIAQAVGAYLFVDMAHIAGLVAAGLHPSPLPYADFVTTTTHKTLRGPRGGVIFAKAKYAKILDAQVFPGIQGGPLPHVIAAKAVAFYEALQPSFKAYQEQVVRNAKALAEGLRKHGYRLVSGGTDTHLLLVDLRAQGITGRQAQDLLDRAGITVNKNAIPFDTLPPAQAGGIRLGTPAVTTRGMKEEEMFQIADWIHEVFQSQDQPQKLEAIRKEVWDLTARFPLPF; the protein is encoded by the coding sequence ATGAAGTACGTTCTTTTTGTCTGTACAGGGAACATTTGCCGAAGCCCCATGGCGCTTGGGCTTTTTCGGGATCTGGTTAAGGGACGCACCGACATCGAAGCCGATTCTGCTGGAATTGGAGCCGTGAGCGGGTTGCCGGCCAGTCCACATGCCATCACGGTTATGGAAGAGATCGGGATTGATATTTCCGATATCCGGAGCAAACCCATTACGGCCGAGCTGGTCCGGCGGGCTGACTATATCTTTTGCATGAGTTATAGCCAGCTTGACTCCCTCCTGCTTTTGTTCCCGTCCGCTGCCGAAAAGACCTATCTTCTCCGGGAATTTGAAGAAGATGTCCCGTTAATCGCCCGCGAGATTCCTGATCCTATTGGGGGGTCACTTGAGGTCTACCGGTTTTGCCGTGATCAGATTGCCAAGGCGCTGCCGAAAGTGGTGGACTTCGTTTTGAGCTCGGAAACAGGCGCGAAGCAGCCAGCTCCTGCGGGAGCCAAGCGGGTTGCCCTAGCCTCGGACCATACCGGAATTGCGCTCAAAGAAGTGGTGCGTGATTGGCTCAAGCAAGAGGGGTATGTTGCACATGATCTCGGCCCCTTTTGCCCGGAACCGGTCGACTATCCGGACTATGCGGGAAAGGTGGGCCGGAATATCCGGGATGGGGAAGCGCAGTGGGGGATTATGATTGGAGAGAATCCCTTCGCTATCGCAGTGGCTGCGAACAAGATTTTGGGCGTGCGTGCGGTAGCGGTGGAAGATCCTCAGCAAGCGGAAATGTGTCGACGGGAATTCAATGCCAATCTGCTTTGCTTGCCCTCCCAATTACGGCCTTCCAGTAACCTCGACTCCATCCTCCGCCGATGGTTTGCCACACCCTTTTCCCAAGGACCTTACAAACGGCAGGTCCAAAAAATCGAAGCTCTGGCCAAACTTTCCCATAAGGTTGTTGGTTCGAGCGAGTGGCCACCTTCTCTGGCGGAGGTCGATCAAGAGATCGCGGCCTGTATCGAGCGGGAGGCCCGAAGACAGAGCGAGAACCTGGAACTCATTGCCTCTGAAAACTTTGCCAGTCGCGCGGTGCAGGAAGCCCAGGGATCGTGTCTTACGAATAAGTACGCCGAGGGCTACCCCGGGCGACGGTGGTATGGGGGATGTCAGAATGTCGATGAGATCGAGGTCTTAGCCATAGAACGCGCCAAAAAGCTCTTTGGTGCGGAATATGTGAACGTCCAGCCGCACTCCGGTTCCCAGGCCAACATGGCCGTCTACTTTGCCGTTCTGCAACCTGGCGACACCATTGTCGCCATGGATCTTAGCCATGGTGGCCATCTAACCCACGGGCATCGAATGAATTTTTCCGGCCGCTTTTTTCAAGTGGTCTCCTATGGAGTCCGACGGGAGGACGAACGGTTAGATTATGAGGAGATCGAAAAGCTTGCTTTTACCCATCGGCCGAAACTGATTATGGCGGGGGCTTCCGCCTACCCAAGAATCCTTGACTTTGCACGTTTGAGCCAAATTGCCCAAGCTGTGGGCGCTTACCTTTTTGTCGACATGGCTCATATCGCTGGGTTGGTCGCTGCCGGTCTGCACCCCTCGCCTCTTCCCTATGCGGATTTTGTGACCACAACGACGCACAAAACGCTCCGTGGACCCAGAGGGGGTGTGATCTTCGCTAAGGCCAAGTACGCCAAGATCCTCGATGCGCAGGTATTCCCTGGTATTCAGGGGGGGCCCCTTCCTCATGTTATCGCTGCCAAAGCGGTTGCTTTTTACGAAGCGCTGCAGCCAAGCTTCAAAGCCTACCAGGAACAAGTAGTCCGAAACGCCAAGGCGCTGGCCGAGGGCCTGCGCAAGCATGGATACCGCCTCGTGTCGGGGGGAACCGATACCCACCTCCTTTTAGTTGACCTGAGAGCCCAAGGGATTACGGGGAGACAAGCCCAGGACCTTCTGGACCGGGCCGGGATCACGGTTAACAAAAACGCGATCCCCTTCGACACTCTTCCCCCAGCGCAGGCTGGAGGAATCCGGCTCGGAACCCCTGCAGTGACCACGAGGGGAATGAAAGAGGAGGAGATGTTTCAAATCGCCGATTGGATCCATGAGGTCTTCCAATCCCAAGACCAACCCCAAAAGCTGGAAGCCATCCGAAAGGAAGTGTGGGATCTAACGGCTCGCTTCCCTCTTCCATTTTAA